In one window of Vulpes vulpes isolate BD-2025 chromosome 1, VulVul3, whole genome shotgun sequence DNA:
- the LOC112930940 gene encoding protein LEG1 homolog, whose product MAFNIFWACVIIGCIFASIAKASNISDVYPPLWKESPGQFSDYKIENGKYIINFWHYPERLGTYKILLNKTAKYFAKFSPENEQNILWGLPIHHGWQYHTGRLADPTQHTDCGHNSGDRLCISVDSWWADLNYYLSALPFLAAVDSGIMGISSDNVTFLPPSKDQMNFCYNVSSCHSSFPEAMKKWNEFYQHVKSHSSSFDELLEYLWAAHVSSLKVARKIFQNRLKYYSKQEADFERSWALFVDYLAPPNFPTTLIRTYEFQKELPTRMLVSGDRAPFISDFSGFQNTVLFALNLLHKVHKYTGSKVPLDQKTDIRYSWNILVPEPRALISMGCCNEGQVFTSACSEVAPQKRNVEILRFGTEREQLAHQPDVLYAHACNWEKEKPRLYIEGKAEGETAFRSDNGRVHFLVMPVSCIWLEAIITVYSGDSTVHPVSDGCQGWARLLGQEVVSIKLLTDRKS is encoded by the exons ATGGCTTTCAATATTTTCTGGGCCTGTGTAATAATTGGTTGTATTTTTGCTTCCATAGCAAAAGCATCTAATATCTCAGATGTGTATCCCCCTCTGTGGAAGGAGAGTCCTGGTCAGTTCAGTGACTACAAGATAGAAAATGGAAAGTATATCATCAACTTCTGGCATTACCCTGAGAGACTGGGGACGTATAAAATCCTACTGAACAAGACAGCCAagtattttgcaaaattttcaccagaaaatgaacaaaatattttgtggGGACTGCCTATACATCATGGATGGCAATATCATACAG GCAGATTAGCTGATCCTACCCAACATACAGACTGTGGCCATAATTCTGGAGATCGCCTCTGTATCTCTGTGGACAGTTGGTGGGCTG ACCTTAATTATTATCTTTCTGCATTGCCCTTCCTTGCTGCGGTTGATTCTGGCATAATGGGGATATCATCAGACAATGTCACCTTTCTGCCACCATCCAAGGATCAGATGAATTTTTGTTACAATGTTTCTAGCTGTCATTCATCATTTCCAGAAGCAATGAAAAAGTGGAATGAATtttaccag CATGTAAAGTCACATTCTAGTAGCTTTGATGAACTGTTGGAGTACTTATGGGCTGCACATGTCTCATCTTTGAAGGTTGCTCGTAAAATTTTTCAGAATAG ATTAAAATACTATTCTAAACAAGAAGCTGACTTTGAAAGAAGCTGGGCTTTATTTGTGGATTATTTAGCTCCACCAAACTTTCCTACGACCTTAATTAGAACATATGAATTCCAGAAGGAGCTGCCAACACGCATGCTGGTTAGTGGAGATCGAGCCCCCTTCATCAGTGATTTTAGTGGCTTTCAGAACACAGTCCTGTTTGCTTTGAATCTTCTCCACAAAGTGCATAAATATACAG GAAGCAAGGTGCCTCTGGATCAGAAAACAGACATTCGTTACTCATGGAACATCTTGGTGCCAGAGCCTCGTGCCTTAATTTCCATGGGGTGTTGCAATGAGGGCCAGGTGTTCACCTCAGCGTGCAGTGAGGTTGCACCACAGAAGAGGAATGTTGAAATTCTCAGATTTGGAACTGAGAGAGAGCAGCTGGCCCATCAGCCTGATGTTCTCTATGCTCACGCATGCaactgggagaaagagaagcccCGCCTTTACATtgaagggaaggcagagggtgag ACAGCTTTCAGATCAGACAATGGAAGAGTTCATTTTCTTGTCATGCCTGTGAGCTGCATTTGGCTTGAAGCCATTATAACCGTCTATAGCGGAGACTCAACTGTTCATCCTGTTTCTGATGGCTGTCAAGGATGGGCGAGATTATTAGGCCAAGAAGTTGTCAGCATCAAGCTCTTGACTGACAGAAAGTCATGA